The proteins below come from a single Oxyura jamaicensis isolate SHBP4307 breed ruddy duck chromosome 1, BPBGC_Ojam_1.0, whole genome shotgun sequence genomic window:
- the AMIGO2 gene encoding amphoterin-induced protein 2: MSLNCRILPNRLGVCKVNCRGLACLLVFTVSVCGSAPGMCPTACICASDIISCTSKNLSRVPGNLYKSMKRLDLSYNRIGFLEPEWVPVLFEKLNTLIINHNSISSIITGSFSTTPNLKYLDLSSNSLKTLGSPVFQELKALEVLLLYNNQIMQIEPSAFGGLYKLQKLYLSYNSISHFPLDLYIGKHKLTELVLLDVSFNHIQSMPIQRLSSVPAKHLSGVYLHGNPFYCDCTLYSMLIFWYQRHFNSVVDFKSEYTCLLRSDPRGYNKLPLLHDNFLNCSESTINSSFQAFGFIHDAQVGDRLIVHCDSRISDAGTHFVWVSPDNKLLEPDRETGNFRVFHNGSLEITDAQLEDSGLYSCIAINKKRLLNETIEVRINVSNFTVNRSHAHEAFNTAFTTLAACVASIVLVLLYLYLTPCPCQCKTKKRKRKLNQSSAHSSILNSTQPQELPADEKKASTGKRVVFLEPVHEPKHSQNGKVKLFPNDNAIAESILKTTRTKSDSDSVNSVFSDTPFMPST; the protein is encoded by the coding sequence ATGTCTTTAAACTGCCGGATACTTCCTAATCGACTTGGAGTTTGTAAGGTGAACTGCAGAGGGCTGGCATGCCTCTTGGTCTTCACAGTGAGTGTCTGTGGCAGTGCCCCGGGGATGTGTCCAACAGCCTGCATCTGTGCCAGCGATATCATAAGCTGCACCAGTAAGAACCTCTCTCGGGTGCCAGGAAATCTCTACAAAAGTATGAAAAGGCTGGATCTGAGTTATAACAGAATTGGATTCTTAGAGCCTGAATGGGTCCCGGTGCTGTTTGAGAAGCTGAACACTTTAATAATCAATCATAACAGCATTAGCAGCATTATCACTGGAAGCTTTTCCACAACCCCAAATCTGAAATACCTAGACTTGTCATCCAACAGCCTGAAGACGCTGGGCAGCCCTGTGTTCCAGGAGCTGAAGGCCCTGGAAGTTCTCCTGCTGTACAACAATCAGATAATGCAGATTGAGCCTTCAGCCTTTGGAGGATTGtacaaattacagaaattgtACTTAAGCTACAACTCAATCTCGCATTTCCCGCTGGACTTGTACATTGGAAAACACAAGCTGACAGAACTTGTATTGCTGGATGTTTCCTTTAACCACATCCAGTCGATGCCTATTCAGCGCCTAAGTTCAGTGCCAGCCAAGCATCTCAGTGGAGTTTATCTTCATGGCAACCCATTTTACTGTGACTGTACGCTGTACTCCATGTTGATCTTCTGGTATCAAAGGCACTTCAACTCTGTCGTGGACTTCAAAAGCGAGTACACCTGTTTGCTGCGATCAGACCCAAGAGGTTACAATAAACTCCCTTTACTGCATGACAATTTTCTGAATTGCTCTGAAAGCACCATCAACAGCTCATTCCAAGCCTTTGGGTTTATTCATGATGCCCAGGTTGGTGACAGGCTGATCGTTCACTGTGACAGCAGAATCAGTGATGCAGGCACACACTTTGTTTGGGTTAGTCCAGACAATAAATTGCTAGAGCCAGACAGGGAGACAGGCAACTTTAGGGTGTTTCATAACGGGAGCCTGGAGATAACAGATGCCCAGCTAGAGGACTCTGGGCTGTACTCCTGCATTgcaataaataagaaaagactATTGAATGAAACCATAGAGGTTAGAATAAATGTGAGCAATTTCACAGTTAACAGGTCCCATGCTCATGAAGCATTTAATACAGCTTTTACCACCCTTGCTGCCTGTGTAGCCAGTATTGTTTTAGTACTGCTCTATCTCTATCTGACCCCCTGCCCGTGTCAATGCAAgacaaagaagaggaagaggaagctgaACCAAAGCAGTGCCCACTCATCCATACTGAACTCCACACAGCCTCAAGAGCTGCCTGCCGATGAGAAGAAGGCCAGCACTGGCAAACGAGTGGTTTTCCTGGAACCTGTACATGAACCAAAACACAGTCAGAATGGGAAAGTAAAACTGTTTCCTAATGACAATGCCATTGCTGAGAGCATCTTAAAAACCACTCGAACGAAATCCGACTCTGATTCCGTCAACTCTGTGTTCTCAGATACACCTTTCATGCCATCAACTTAG